The window AAATTTGAAACTTCCAATATAGAGACAAGTACGTTATTTACTGGAAAATTCACACATAAAAACATAGATATTGCACTAAAATCGATAACAGAACCTTTACAATTAAGCTATACAAAAAACAACAAAACCATTATTTTATCGCGTGAATAAATCGCTAAAAATTGCGCTATTATTAATTTTCTTTTTTTTGGGTTACTCGACTGTTTTTTCACAAAACAAAAAGCAACCTCTAGCTCAAGTATTGGCTATAATCGAACAACAATTTAAAGTTAGTTTTTCTTATGCCGATAGTACGATTAAAGATATTGACGTGTTTTTGGATAGCAATGAAAACTTAGAGGTAATTCTAACTGCTTTAGAAAAACAAACGCAATTAAAGTTCAACAAATTAAACAACCAGTTTATTACCATTGTAAGACAAGAAGTACAACCTTTTACCATTCAGAAGTTAGAAGAAGTAGTAATCACCAACTATTTAACCACAGGAATAAATAAAAACACCACAGGAAGTATTACTATAAGACCAGAACAATTTGGCATTTTACCAGGTTTAATAGAACCAGATGTATTGCAAACTATCCAAGCACTTCCTGGCGTTTTAAGTGTAGATGAAACGGTTTCTAATATTAATATTAGAGGAGGAACACACGACCAAAACCTCATACTTTGGGATGGTATTAAAATGTATCAATCTGGTCACTTTTTCGGACTTATATCTGCATTCAATCCGTATTTAACCAAGCAAGTAAATGTATCTAAAAACGGAACCTCAGCACAATATGGCGATGGCGTTTCTAGTGTGATAGATATGCAATTATCGAACACCATACAAAATGATTTTAAAGCTGGGGCTGGTTTTAATTTAGTGCATGCAGATGGGTATGCTAAAACGCCAATTGGTAAACATGCAGAATTACAACTTTCGGCAAGACGTTCGTTTACCGATTTAGTAACTGCTCCAACCTACAAGCAGTATTTTAAACGCATTTTTCAAGATTCCGATTTTGAAAGTAATCAGGAAGAACAAAATAATACGATCTCTAAAAACGAAAACTTTTACTTTTATGATTTCTCGGGAAAATTGCTATTAAATCTTTCTAAAAAAGACAAACTCCAAATCAGTTTTTTAACCATTCATAATAATTTAGATTACGAAGAACAATCTACTATTAACAATATTAACGAGTCTTTAAATAGTAAACTTATTCAGCGTAATTTGGCAAGTGGTATTAACTACACCAGAAAGTGGCATTCTAAATTAAGCTCTAACCTACACGTATCAATTTCTAACTACGAATTAGATGCCAAGAATTTTGACATTTTAAACGACCAACGATTAATTCAAGAAAATAAAGTATTTGATAGCGCTTTAAAACTAGACACCAAATGGCATATTAATAAAAACACCAACCTTCAAATTGGCTATCAGTTTTTTGAAGTAGGCATTAGTAATTTAGAAAACGTTAATAATCCCGTATTTAGAAGTTATATCAAGGAAGTTATTAGAAGTCATTCCGCTTTCGCTGAAGGCCAATTAATAGCTAACAACAAAAACACCAATGCAAAAGCAGGAATACGATTTAACTACATTCCTAAATTAGACGCTTTTTTAGCAGAACCAAGAATAAGTTTTAGCCAACGGTTTGCAAATCATTTTAGAGTAGAACTTCTTGGAGAATTTAAGAGTCAGACTACCTCACAAATCATCGATTTACAAAATGATTTTTTAGGTATCGAAAAGCGTCGTTGGATTTTAGCAAACAACACAGATATTCCAATCATAAAAAGCAAACAAGCATCTTTAGGAACACATTATAACAAAAACGACTTACTAATTAGTGCAGAAGTTTTTTATAAAGAAGTTGACGGCATCACCACCAGAAGCCAAGGCTTTCAAAACCAGTTTCAGTATGAAAAAGCGATAGGAAGCTATCAAGTAAAAGGAATGGATTTCTTAATTAATAAACAGTTTACTCATTTTAATACGTGGTTAAGTTATTCGTATAGTAAAAACGATTATACGTTTAAGAACTTAAATAACGGAAACCCTTTTCCTAATAACGCAGACATTACGCATGCGGTTAATTTCTCCAATACCTACACGGCAAACAAATACAAGTTTGCCCTAGGTGTAAACTGGCATTCTGGGAAGCCTTATACAACTCATGACAACACCATCTCTGCTGGCAATATTAATTACAACGCACCAAACAGTAATCCTTTAAAAGATTATTTACGTGTCGATTTTTCGGCTACAAAAGATTTAAAAATTTCGGAAGGAATTCAGGCTAAAATTGGCGCTTCTGTTTGGAATCTTTTAAACACCAAAAATACGATTAACAGATACTATGTTTTGGATGCAGAGGATAACATTTCGAAAGTAGAAAACCAATCGTTAGGCATAACGCCAAACGTAAGTTTTCGTGTATATTTTTAGACTATAAATATTCTTGGTATTGCATCACTCTATAATCGAAGGTATTAAATGTAGCATTACTAGCCTTTAGATGTTTGTATAAAGGCATGCTACCAATGGCTCTATTAGCAGATCCTGAAGCAGAAGTAAGCGAAACGGTTTTGATTATTCTTTCTTTTAAATAAAACTGATGCACTCTTGGTACCTCATTAGAAACCAATTCTAATTTTATGTTATGTTCTTTTATGTGTTTTCGGAAGAAATACTCCGGACCATTTTTACTATTTCCTCCTGTGAATAATAGCGTTTCAATGCTTGGATACTTTTTTATATAATCGATCACATTCCGAAGCTGAATATTTTGCATTCCTAAATCGGAAGCATCTATCTTTTCCCGTTCTGCACTTGCTACAATATCACAAACCCCTATTTGATGTTTTATTAGGAATGCTTTACGTTGGTCTATTGCTTCTTGGGAATTATCATAACGCAAACTTAAACCGTGAATCTTTTCAATATACAACCACAAGGAATTGTAATAACTCCCATAGCAGAAATTCACATCTTTTTCTAAAAGTTCTCCAATACTAAATCTTGGCGGCGGAAGCGTACCAACAATTAATTTCTTGGTGTCTTTTTGTATAAATGGCGGATATGGATGTTTATACAGAAACACGTTTATACTTTTATTTTATTTCCGATTTTTTTACCAATAATATAAGCCACAATAATAGCTAGTAAAACAATAATAATATTAAAAAAA is drawn from Lacinutrix sp. WUR7 and contains these coding sequences:
- a CDS encoding TonB-dependent siderophore receptor, with product MNKSLKIALLLIFFFLGYSTVFSQNKKQPLAQVLAIIEQQFKVSFSYADSTIKDIDVFLDSNENLEVILTALEKQTQLKFNKLNNQFITIVRQEVQPFTIQKLEEVVITNYLTTGINKNTTGSITIRPEQFGILPGLIEPDVLQTIQALPGVLSVDETVSNINIRGGTHDQNLILWDGIKMYQSGHFFGLISAFNPYLTKQVNVSKNGTSAQYGDGVSSVIDMQLSNTIQNDFKAGAGFNLVHADGYAKTPIGKHAELQLSARRSFTDLVTAPTYKQYFKRIFQDSDFESNQEEQNNTISKNENFYFYDFSGKLLLNLSKKDKLQISFLTIHNNLDYEEQSTINNINESLNSKLIQRNLASGINYTRKWHSKLSSNLHVSISNYELDAKNFDILNDQRLIQENKVFDSALKLDTKWHINKNTNLQIGYQFFEVGISNLENVNNPVFRSYIKEVIRSHSAFAEGQLIANNKNTNAKAGIRFNYIPKLDAFLAEPRISFSQRFANHFRVELLGEFKSQTTSQIIDLQNDFLGIEKRRWILANNTDIPIIKSKQASLGTHYNKNDLLISAEVFYKEVDGITTRSQGFQNQFQYEKAIGSYQVKGMDFLINKQFTHFNTWLSYSYSKNDYTFKNLNNGNPFPNNADITHAVNFSNTYTANKYKFALGVNWHSGKPYTTHDNTISAGNINYNAPNSNPLKDYLRVDFSATKDLKISEGIQAKIGASVWNLLNTKNTINRYYVLDAEDNISKVENQSLGITPNVSFRVYF
- a CDS encoding uracil-DNA glycosylase family protein — protein: MFLYKHPYPPFIQKDTKKLIVGTLPPPRFSIGELLEKDVNFCYGSYYNSLWLYIEKIHGLSLRYDNSQEAIDQRKAFLIKHQIGVCDIVASAEREKIDASDLGMQNIQLRNVIDYIKKYPSIETLLFTGGNSKNGPEYFFRKHIKEHNIKLELVSNEVPRVHQFYLKERIIKTVSLTSASGSANRAIGSMPLYKHLKASNATFNTFDYRVMQYQEYL